A segment of the Candidatus Sumerlaea chitinivorans genome:
AAATCCCCCAAGCAGATGCTTTGATTCGCCTGTTTCACGAGAATCCAAGGACCCAAATCGAAATTTCATTAGGGCATTCGGCCGCGGATTTTGAGCTCGCCCGACGCTATTTTCAGCTCGAGCGAGTGCGTCAGGTGACGCACGCTTTCAATGCGATGCATCCGTTCCACCACAGGGCCCCCGGCCTTATCGGAGCCGCGCTTCTGGAAGAGCGAGTGTGGTGCGAGATGATTCCGGATGGCTATCATCTGACAGGGCCGGCCATCGCGCTCTTGCACCGACTGAAAGGCCCCAATCGCCTCATGATTGTGACCGACGGCACAGCGGCGACTGCAACGCCCGAGGGCACGAGAATCCGCAGCGTGGGTGGATGGACGGAAGTGCGCGACGGGGCAGTGCGTCTGCTTGACGGCACGCTGGCCGGCAGCAACCTCCTCATGGCGGGTGCACTCCATCGAGCGAGTGCACTCGGGGGTTTTGAGTTTCACGAGGCTTTGCGAATGGCTACCATCACGCCTGCGCGCTCCGTACATTGGGAGTCCCAAATTGGCTCCATCGAACCACGCAAACGCGCGGACTTCTGTGTTCTGGCAGAGGACGGGAGCGTCTATGCTACCATTCGAGACGGTAAGCTTGTGTTTCTCCGCTCTGCAAATCGTGAAGCGTAAAGAGCAAGTTTGTGCCTGCATTTAGTTCGAGTACACCGACCGTCGGCCCTCTTCCCGTGTAGCCAGTCTTCACGGCACCGGGATTGACGACAAAGCCACACGCCTCTTTCTTGACCAAGGGTTCATGGGTGTGGCCGTGCACCACGATAGACGCTTTATCCCCAGCAAAGTGTGCAAATGCTGACTCTGAGATGCGAGAGTAATCGAATTGGTGGCCGTGGATGAGACCGATCCTGTAGCCAGC
Coding sequences within it:
- a CDS encoding N-acetylglucosamine-6-phosphate deacetylase NagA, coding for MSLGPPMNLPQEVGSQLTGIACRRLYTPDIILDDVLVTFEGAQIAMMGEFASAWLPPGVFDARAQNLTVVPGLIDVHIHGCGGADFLDQTTESFARVSRVTASGGATSIVATTTIPTSDAQLERFRDFVAKLRNFEPDGARILGLFLEGPFINPEKRGGFGPEYVWPVDLKQAERILSICEDLLLKITIAPEIPQADALIRLFHENPRTQIEISLGHSAADFELARRYFQLERVRQVTHAFNAMHPFHHRAPGLIGAALLEERVWCEMIPDGYHLTGPAIALLHRLKGPNRLMIVTDGTAATATPEGTRIRSVGGWTEVRDGAVRLLDGTLAGSNLLMAGALHRASALGGFEFHEALRMATITPARSVHWESQIGSIEPRKRADFCVLAEDGSVYATIRDGKLVFLRSANREA